In Carya illinoinensis cultivar Pawnee chromosome 9, C.illinoinensisPawnee_v1, whole genome shotgun sequence, the following are encoded in one genomic region:
- the LOC122274987 gene encoding beta-amyrin 28-monooxygenase-like, giving the protein MAAFFLSLSLVPMLLALSIFVFRRRSHGPKNLPPGSFGWPIMGETLEFLFGKPEKFVFDRMKKYSPDIFKTKILGEETAVICGPSGHKFLFSNEQKYFTAFRPHSMQKMFRSYQTAAPVQIARDAEAQIIRSPGFLKPEALVRYLGKMDSITQEQMQIHWEGKDMVKAYPLAKTLTLSLACRFFLGTDDPGRIARLVSHFDDITLGMHSITLNIPGTIFYRANKAAAAIRKELRTIIQEKKAAMATGAPMQDILSHMIVVTDPSGKHMPEAEIADKIMGLLVAGYSTVATAMTFFMKYVGERPDIYEKIRAEQSEVSSSKKSGELLEWDDIQKMKYSWHVLYEVMRLTPPLQGTFRVALADFTYAGYTIPKGWKVYWTVSTTNKNPEFFPEPEKFDPSRYDDANVFPPFTFVPFGGGPRMCPGKEYARLAILTFVHNVVKRFKWEVVLPNEKIIGDMMPSPQKGLPIRLQPH; this is encoded by the exons atggcgGCCTTCTTCCTTTCGCTGTCTTTGGTCCCTATGCTTCTTGCACTTAGCATCTTCGTTTTCAGACGCAGGTCCCATGGTCCCAAAAACCTGCCCCCAGGGAGCTTCGGATGGCCTATCATGGGGGAAACTCTTGAGTTCCTGTTTGGGAAGCCAGAAAAGTTTGTCTTTGATAGGATGAAGAAGTATTCCCCGGATATATTCAAGACCAAGATTCTTGGAGAGGAAACCGCAGTCATCTGCGGTCCCAGTGGACACAAATTCTTGTTTTCCAACGAGCAAAAGTACTTCACCGCATTCCGTCCTCACTCGATGCAGAAGATGTTCCGGTCGTACCAGACGGCTGCTCCGGTCCAAATTGCGCGCGATGCCGAGGCACAAATCATAAGGTCACCTGGGTTTTTGAAGCCCGAGGCGTTGGTGCGGTACCTGGGAAAAATGGACTCCATCACTCAGGAGCAGATGCAAATTCACTGGGAGGGAAAAGACATGGTCAAGGCCTATCCTCTCGCCAAGACCCTCACTCTAAGTCTTGCCTGCAGATTCTTCTTGGGTACCGATGACCCCGGTCGTATTGCTAGGCTTGTTAGCCACTTTGATGACATTACGCTCGGGATGCATTCAATCACTCTGAATATCCCAGGAACTATATTTTACAGAGCAAACAAAGCAGCAGCTGCAATCCGCAAGGAGCTGAGGACAATAATTCAGGAAAAGAAGGCTGCCATGGCCACCGGAGCACCGATGCAGGACATACTTTCGCATATGATTGTGGTTACCGACCCATCGGGGAAGCACATGCCGGAGGCCGAAATTGCCGACAAGATTATGGGCTTGCTGGTTGCAGGGTATAGCACAGTGGCTACTGCCATGACTTTCTTCATGAAATACGTCGGAGAGAGACCCGACATCTACGAGAAGATCAGAGCTG AGCAATCGGAGGTCTCCTCGTCGAAGAAATCAGGAGAGCTATTGGAGTGGGATGACATTCAGAAAATGAAGTATTCGTGGCACGTTTTGTATGAAGTCATGAGGCTCACCCCTCCACTTCAGGGAACTTTCCGAGTGGCCCTCGCTGATTTTACCTACGCCGGTTACACCATTCCAAAGGGATGGAAG GTATATTGGACAGTGAGCACAACAAACAAGAACCCAGAATTCTTCCCAGAGCCAGAGAAGTTTGACCCCTCAAGATACGATGATGCAAATGTCTTTCCTCCCTTTACATTTGTTCCGTTTGGAGGAGGGCCTCGGATGTGCCCTGGGAAAGAGTACGCACGCCTAGCAATACTCACATTTGTTCACAATGTGGTCAAAAGGTTCAAATGGGAAGTGGTGCTTCCCAATGAAAAGATTATCGGTGACATGATGCCAAGTCCACAAAAGGGGCTTCCCATTCGTCTCCAACCACACTAA